The following are encoded together in the Verrucomicrobiia bacterium genome:
- a CDS encoding TlpA disulfide reductase family protein, which translates to MPLLTALTLAAGFLADSFPPPKLELQTLKKESAKLSDYRGQIVVLNFWATWCVPCRKEMPLFVELQNEYKAKGVRFIAASTDPAKDKKKVEKFARQYQINFPIWTGATPDDQDGLELGTLLPATAIFDTNGQKVFRIIGEATREVLTERLDYLLSDRTDSMPVELSLPPGMTEEHWEEHLLAMEEGEGESEDEHAHDQHAAEPGSEVPS; encoded by the coding sequence GTGCCGCTTTTAACCGCCCTCACCCTCGCCGCCGGATTTTTGGCCGATTCCTTTCCCCCTCCCAAATTGGAACTCCAAACACTCAAAAAAGAATCCGCCAAGCTCTCCGACTACCGCGGCCAAATCGTCGTTTTGAACTTCTGGGCCACCTGGTGCGTCCCCTGCCGCAAGGAAATGCCCCTCTTCGTCGAATTGCAAAATGAATACAAAGCCAAAGGCGTCCGGTTCATCGCGGCCTCCACCGACCCCGCCAAGGACAAAAAGAAAGTGGAAAAATTCGCCAGGCAGTACCAAATCAATTTCCCAATCTGGACGGGCGCCACCCCCGACGACCAGGACGGCCTGGAACTCGGCACGCTTTTGCCCGCCACGGCCATTTTCGACACAAACGGCCAAAAAGTTTTCAGAATCATCGGCGAAGCCACCCGCGAAGTTTTGACTGAACGCCTCGATTATCTGCTTTCCGACCGCACGGACTCAATGCCGGTGGAACTCTCTTTGCCCCCCGGAATGACCGAGGAGCATTGGGAGGAACATCTCTTGGCGATGGAAGAAGGTGAAGGCGAGAGCGAAGATGAACACGCCCACGACCAGCACGCCGCAGAGCCGGGCTCGGAGGTCCCCAGTTGA
- a CDS encoding glycosyltransferase family 39 protein: MFSGFDGGIRLFAFEGQQQQFRELPAQSPVHIFGPVFKKQAAFMGGLAGVFLSPFLFEPLAEIVRNYAPSGARPSDWWTYHLVFWMLSFVWAIYFGVWAHRSEWGWFSTGDLKKKLLWILTLGTLLRLLVVVFIDIPPASDAKAYDLLAQELAQTGSFQDGGVSTAFRPVGYPAFLAGIYKVFGYHLFLPKLANVFFDFLSWLLLWRLFSRWKDERTALKALAIVVFFIPELYSTQYLLAEQLFVFLWVLSLYFWETGGTQKYRPFLSGAAFGLAALVRPVVLFWIGLPVLFDLFKKRRLAALALVLGVFAALGPWIYRNHQKFGIWGLSGHAGINFWLGAHPGATGSGYFPELEKYPFDASTQKEMDRNAWRLGWEFVKNHPWEYVRLGLIKEAMVFGFEHNFVFDLWELPTHGQLVWGIFGQAYWWILLFFATVKGARVLFNRQERAEMGSWLPFWTLLYWVAVHFFFVGASRYHHPVVPFFAYFAALTVLSRPKEENSGRTSS, from the coding sequence TTGTTTTCCGGCTTCGACGGCGGCATCCGGCTTTTCGCCTTCGAGGGGCAGCAACAGCAATTCCGCGAATTGCCCGCTCAAAGCCCGGTTCATATATTCGGCCCGGTGTTCAAAAAGCAGGCAGCGTTTATGGGCGGACTGGCGGGGGTTTTTCTCTCTCCCTTTCTTTTTGAACCGCTGGCTGAAATCGTTCGGAATTACGCCCCTTCGGGCGCGCGGCCCTCCGATTGGTGGACGTACCACCTCGTATTTTGGATGCTTTCTTTTGTCTGGGCAATTTATTTCGGGGTCTGGGCCCACCGGTCGGAGTGGGGCTGGTTTTCGACCGGAGATTTGAAAAAGAAACTCCTCTGGATTTTGACCCTCGGGACGCTCCTGCGGCTTTTGGTGGTGGTTTTCATTGACATCCCGCCGGCCTCCGACGCCAAGGCATACGACTTATTGGCGCAGGAGCTGGCGCAAACCGGGAGTTTTCAAGACGGCGGCGTTTCCACGGCCTTTCGGCCGGTGGGATATCCGGCTTTTTTGGCGGGGATTTACAAGGTTTTCGGTTACCACCTTTTTTTGCCCAAACTGGCCAACGTGTTTTTCGATTTTCTATCGTGGCTTTTGCTTTGGCGGCTTTTTTCCCGCTGGAAGGATGAGCGCACGGCGTTGAAGGCCCTGGCCATCGTCGTTTTTTTCATCCCCGAGCTGTATTCCACCCAGTACCTTTTGGCCGAACAGCTTTTCGTGTTTCTGTGGGTGCTCAGCCTTTACTTTTGGGAAACCGGCGGCACGCAGAAATATCGACCGTTCCTTTCCGGGGCGGCTTTCGGGCTGGCGGCTCTGGTGCGTCCGGTGGTGCTTTTCTGGATTGGGCTGCCGGTTCTATTCGACCTTTTCAAGAAACGGCGGCTGGCGGCCCTCGCCCTTGTTTTGGGTGTATTCGCGGCCCTCGGCCCCTGGATTTACCGAAACCACCAAAAATTCGGGATCTGGGGTTTGTCCGGACACGCGGGCATAAATTTCTGGCTGGGGGCCCATCCCGGGGCCACCGGCTCGGGCTATTTCCCGGAGCTGGAGAAGTACCCCTTTGACGCGTCCACCCAAAAGGAAATGGACCGGAACGCCTGGAGGCTGGGATGGGAGTTTGTCAAAAACCATCCCTGGGAGTATGTCCGACTCGGGCTCATCAAAGAAGCGATGGTTTTCGGTTTTGAGCACAACTTCGTTTTCGACCTCTGGGAACTTCCCACCCACGGGCAGCTTGTCTGGGGGATTTTTGGGCAGGCCTACTGGTGGATTCTTCTTTTTTTTGCGACCGTCAAAGGGGCACGAGTTCTTTTCAACCGCCAAGAGCGGGCAGAAATGGGAAGCTGGCTGCCGTTCTGGACGCTTCTATACTGGGTCGCGGTTCATTTCTTTTTTGTCGGGGCCAGCCGCTACCACCACCCGGTCGTTCCTTTTTTCGCCTACTTTGCCGCACTCACCGTTTTATCACGTCCCAAAGAAGAGAATTCAGGCCGCACGTCCAGTTAG
- a CDS encoding glycosyltransferase family 39 protein: MENEKARRILRFAAVSVLAAAALWFSFFGIHRSFWFDECCSVEIANTSWSGIIQNLKTNAHTPPLYYFLLKVWMALFGADEAGARSLSALFYLFSIPAVYFLGKTLFDRKTGLLAAFLFLANPMAVQFAQFARMYSLLGLLAILSTLFFVQQFSSGQASKKNWAVYVAVNVAGTFTHYWFFFLLLAQGIVYLWLFSKSSFKSFALAMLASLAPFFLLWTPVLWMQATNGGTSGITRPGAGVLAETLLIFWGGGKKAAFLYGAFLALLFIRLEGGMLKFRLPAGFTEFLRRKEILILLAVLTVSLGTPWLISQFNPIYIATKYTMLALFAVLLLIAPFLARFGDRILLPAFCTLLFMVTVGNFTGRRLHPPPDSIRSLTEFLLEKSRPGDLLLLPASAWGGTEYYLKRLGEQNRFIRFPFPAEVAAHPCWPDLNRWTEPYLKNEADALLNRVEAQIGKAPARIWLLNGNLPRVDDAIKAGLDARFRPLDESEIGASYLPLRNLVFAYQK; encoded by the coding sequence ATGGAAAACGAAAAAGCGCGCAGGATTTTACGGTTTGCCGCCGTTTCGGTTTTGGCCGCCGCCGCCCTGTGGTTTTCTTTTTTCGGCATCCACCGCTCCTTTTGGTTTGACGAATGCTGCAGCGTGGAGATTGCCAACACCAGTTGGTCGGGAATCATCCAGAACCTGAAAACCAACGCCCACACCCCCCCTTTATACTATTTTTTGCTGAAGGTTTGGATGGCCCTCTTCGGCGCCGATGAGGCCGGCGCCCGTTCGCTCTCGGCCCTTTTCTATCTATTCAGCATCCCGGCGGTTTACTTTCTCGGAAAAACCCTTTTTGACCGGAAAACCGGCCTCCTCGCCGCCTTTCTTTTTCTGGCAAACCCGATGGCCGTCCAGTTCGCCCAGTTCGCCCGGATGTATTCTCTGTTGGGCTTGCTGGCCATCTTGTCTACACTTTTCTTTGTGCAGCAATTTTCTTCCGGACAAGCATCAAAAAAGAACTGGGCCGTCTATGTGGCCGTTAACGTGGCCGGCACTTTCACCCACTACTGGTTTTTCTTCCTGCTTCTGGCGCAGGGAATCGTTTATCTGTGGCTCTTCTCCAAATCCTCCTTCAAGTCCTTCGCCCTGGCGATGCTGGCCTCGCTGGCCCCCTTTTTCCTGCTCTGGACGCCGGTGTTGTGGATGCAGGCCACCAACGGCGGCACCTCCGGAATCACCCGCCCCGGTGCGGGAGTCCTGGCCGAAACCCTGCTCATCTTTTGGGGCGGGGGGAAAAAAGCGGCCTTTCTATACGGCGCTTTTCTGGCGCTGCTCTTCATCCGTCTGGAAGGGGGGATGCTGAAATTCCGCCTCCCGGCCGGCTTCACGGAGTTCCTCCGGCGGAAGGAAATTCTGATTTTGCTTGCCGTTTTGACCGTTTCGCTGGGAACCCCCTGGCTGATCTCCCAGTTCAATCCAATCTATATAGCGACCAAGTACACGATGTTGGCCCTCTTTGCCGTTCTGCTTCTAATCGCCCCCTTCCTGGCCCGCTTCGGCGACCGGATTTTGCTCCCCGCCTTTTGCACCCTCTTGTTTATGGTCACAGTTGGAAACTTTACCGGCCGGCGCCTGCACCCCCCTCCCGATTCCATCCGCTCGTTGACCGAATTTCTGCTTGAAAAAAGCCGCCCCGGCGATCTCCTTTTGCTTCCCGCTTCGGCTTGGGGCGGAACGGAGTACTATCTCAAGCGGCTGGGTGAACAAAACCGCTTCATCCGTTTCCCCTTTCCCGCCGAGGTGGCTGCCCACCCCTGCTGGCCCGACTTGAACCGCTGGACGGAGCCGTACTTGAAAAACGAGGCGGACGCCCTGTTGAACCGCGTCGAGGCGCAAATCGGAAAAGCCCCGGCACGAATCTGGCTTTTGAACGGCAATTTGCCGAGGGTCGATGACGCAATTAAAGCCGGGCTGGACGCCCGCTTCAGGCCGCTGGACGAAAGCGAAATCGGGGCTTCCTATCTTCCGCTTCGCAACCTGGTTTTCGCCTACCAAAAATAA